A region of Thermodesulfovibrionales bacterium DNA encodes the following proteins:
- a CDS encoding uroporphyrinogen decarboxylase family protein, with product MAREEMTSLQRVAAALTFGQPDRVPAAPLVCGASHRFSGLTYGEWSQCTDIDAMVQGHIDALDMIGHDGVVMLVDLSVEAHAFGCEVKFPEMNTAHPNYDDPYLKSHKDYKKIQKIDPRKTQRMKGVIDLTAGLSKQIGKTHAIVGFVYGSIGILSMMRGPEAFFMDLMEYPDEVMEAIQVVDEVLVEYAQAQLEAGAHSICYDHLYASQSILGKDLWEKFEGPSVKKVTDVVHKAGALVSFHNCGNGIYFDMSEKWGKPHAISHAYVADDVDSWEEHKAKWGKKIGTIGWIPPGPVAMLGTPEEIEEECKAEIEIFAPGAGFVLATGCEYGPNAPLRNAKRIVEAAKKYGVYE from the coding sequence CCGCTCGTCTGCGGTGCGTCCCACCGGTTTTCCGGTCTGACCTATGGAGAATGGTCCCAGTGCACGGATATCGACGCGATGGTCCAGGGCCATATCGACGCACTTGACATGATCGGCCATGACGGCGTCGTCATGCTCGTCGACCTGTCAGTCGAGGCCCACGCCTTCGGATGCGAAGTCAAATTCCCGGAGATGAACACCGCGCACCCGAACTATGACGATCCGTACCTGAAGAGCCATAAGGATTACAAGAAGATTCAGAAGATCGATCCCAGGAAGACCCAGCGGATGAAGGGCGTGATCGACCTCACCGCAGGCCTTTCGAAGCAGATCGGCAAGACCCATGCGATCGTGGGTTTCGTCTACGGCTCGATCGGCATTCTCAGCATGATGCGCGGACCGGAGGCCTTCTTCATGGACCTCATGGAATATCCGGATGAAGTCATGGAAGCGATTCAGGTGGTGGACGAAGTGCTCGTTGAATACGCCCAGGCTCAGCTCGAGGCCGGTGCTCACTCGATCTGCTACGACCACCTCTATGCCTCGCAGAGCATCCTGGGCAAGGACCTCTGGGAGAAATTCGAAGGCCCGTCAGTCAAGAAAGTGACCGACGTGGTTCACAAGGCCGGCGCGCTCGTCAGTTTCCACAACTGCGGAAACGGCATCTACTTCGATATGTCCGAGAAGTGGGGCAAGCCCCACGCCATCTCCCATGCCTATGTCGCCGACGACGTCGACAGCTGGGAAGAGCACAAGGCGAAGTGGGGAAAGAAGATCGGCACAATCGGGTGGATTCCACCGGGACCGGTGGCGATGCTCGGGACCCCTGAAGAGATCGAGGAAGAGTGCAAGGCCGAGATCGAGATCTTCGCGCCCGGCGCGGGCTTCGTGCTTGCCACGGGTTGCGAGTACGGACCGAATGCGCCGCTGCGGAACGCGAAGCGCATTGTAGAGGCGGCGAAGAAATACGGAGTCTACGAATAG
- a CDS encoding cobalamin-dependent protein (Presence of a B(12) (cobalamin)-binding domain implies dependence on cobalamin itself, in one of its several forms, or in some unusual lineages, dependence on a cobalamin-like analog.), with the protein MATKEKEQELIKRLQDAVINYKVADAKKTAEEAVASGADAYKVTMEGLAGGMEVVSQKFDCHEYFVPETLLCAKALYAALDVLKPHIKAQAGGAKGQVVLGVMQGDVHDLGKNLIKAIFEASGWTVHDLGRDVPLKNFVDEQLKTDSDIVMLSAMMTTSMVGIKKLIPMIKEKNPKVKIMIGGAPITEKTVEEYGADTTADNAPNALREAMKMLDTLRKGKAA; encoded by the coding sequence ATGGCAACAAAAGAAAAGGAACAGGAATTGATAAAGAGGCTTCAGGACGCGGTGATAAACTACAAGGTCGCTGACGCCAAGAAGACTGCAGAAGAGGCTGTTGCATCCGGCGCGGACGCTTACAAAGTCACCATGGAAGGCCTTGCCGGCGGGATGGAGGTGGTGAGTCAAAAATTCGACTGCCACGAATACTTCGTCCCGGAGACGCTCCTCTGCGCAAAGGCGCTCTATGCAGCCCTCGACGTGCTGAAACCGCATATCAAGGCCCAGGCGGGGGGAGCGAAGGGGCAGGTGGTGCTCGGCGTCATGCAGGGCGACGTGCACGACCTCGGCAAGAACCTCATCAAGGCGATCTTCGAGGCTTCGGGGTGGACCGTCCATGACCTGGGCCGCGATGTCCCGCTCAAGAATTTCGTTGACGAGCAGCTCAAGACCGACTCGGATATCGTCATGCTCTCCGCCATGATGACGACCTCGATGGTCGGCATCAAAAAGCTCATCCCGATGATAAAGGAGAAAAACCCGAAGGTGAAGATCATGATCGGAGGAGCTCCGATCACCGAGAAGACCGTCGAGGAATACGGGGCTGACACTACGGCGGACAACGCGCCGAACGCCCTTCGGGAGGCGATGAAGATGCTCGACACACTCAGGAAAGGAAAGGCAGCGTAA
- a CDS encoding ASKHA domain-containing protein, translating to MEHTIIFQPSGRRGRVPEGTTILDAARRLGVGIEAVCGEQLVCGKCRVKVMEGSFPKEGITSSMDHLTELDEKEVKVLKRKDSDEHIRLACSTRIKGDVLVFVPEASRTGKQVVSKAAGKIKVKIKPAVRKYYVELQLPSLDDPLGDFERLETALAETYRLKKLSIDYRALQKLPDALRKGDWKVTATVWQNSEIIRVEPGKVETNIGLAVDIGTTTVAGYLTDLNTGEVLATESMMNPQVRYGEDVMSRITYCMMNEETGLKELQDTIIDGLNTIAKQAAHKAGHSPEDISEMTLVGNTAMHHILLGINPEYMGVAPFTPALHESVDVKADRFGIQILPAGNIHVLPIEAGFVGADNVGCLIADEPHKKKEMTLLIDIGTNGELVFGNKEKLISCSCATGPALEGAQIEFGMRAAPGAIERVKIDPVTLEPTYKVIGSDRWSDGEANMQAKGICGSAIIDVIAEMFRTRILKKNGQINMDLKSPRIRKGDKGMNEYVLAWKHETSIDQDIVVNQKDVRAIQLAKGALYSGCLIMMRRLGGRRFDRLAVAGAFGSHIDKVAAMIIGMFPDCDLKKVKYIGNAAGDGARIALLNVDKRKEANEIARKVEYVELALEEDFNDRFGEAMQFPHMFDEFPHLKGILPEEAVAVS from the coding sequence ATGGAGCACACGATTATTTTTCAGCCCTCGGGCCGGCGCGGCCGGGTACCTGAAGGCACCACGATCCTTGACGCTGCCAGAAGACTGGGAGTAGGTATCGAGGCGGTCTGCGGAGAACAGCTCGTCTGCGGCAAGTGCCGTGTCAAAGTCATGGAGGGGTCTTTCCCGAAGGAGGGCATCACCTCGTCGATGGACCATCTGACCGAGCTTGACGAGAAGGAGGTCAAGGTCCTGAAGCGGAAGGATTCCGACGAACACATCCGTCTCGCCTGCTCGACAAGGATCAAGGGAGATGTCCTTGTATTCGTGCCGGAGGCGAGCAGGACCGGAAAGCAAGTGGTGTCCAAGGCTGCCGGGAAGATCAAGGTGAAGATAAAACCGGCTGTCCGGAAATACTATGTCGAGCTGCAGCTGCCTTCCCTGGACGACCCGCTCGGTGATTTCGAGCGGCTCGAGACTGCGCTTGCCGAAACGTATCGCCTGAAGAAACTCTCCATCGATTACCGGGCGCTCCAGAAACTGCCCGATGCGCTCAGGAAGGGGGACTGGAAGGTGACGGCGACGGTATGGCAGAATTCGGAGATCATCAGGGTCGAACCGGGAAAGGTCGAGACGAACATAGGGCTCGCCGTTGATATCGGCACGACGACGGTGGCAGGCTATCTCACTGACCTTAATACCGGCGAAGTGCTCGCTACCGAATCGATGATGAATCCCCAGGTGCGGTACGGCGAGGATGTCATGTCCCGTATCACCTATTGCATGATGAATGAAGAGACGGGCCTCAAAGAGCTGCAGGACACGATCATCGATGGCCTGAACACCATCGCGAAACAGGCAGCCCACAAGGCGGGCCATTCACCCGAGGACATCAGCGAAATGACCCTTGTCGGGAACACCGCGATGCACCATATCCTGCTCGGGATCAACCCTGAATACATGGGTGTCGCTCCCTTTACCCCGGCCCTCCATGAGTCTGTCGACGTGAAGGCAGATCGGTTCGGGATTCAGATCCTCCCCGCCGGCAACATCCATGTGCTGCCGATTGAGGCCGGCTTCGTCGGCGCCGACAATGTGGGCTGTCTCATCGCCGATGAACCCCACAAGAAGAAGGAGATGACGCTCCTCATAGACATCGGGACGAATGGCGAGCTTGTATTCGGCAACAAGGAGAAGCTCATCTCCTGCTCCTGCGCTACAGGTCCGGCGCTTGAAGGGGCACAGATCGAGTTCGGGATGCGTGCAGCTCCCGGCGCGATTGAACGGGTGAAGATTGACCCCGTGACCCTTGAGCCGACTTACAAGGTGATCGGGAGCGATCGCTGGAGCGACGGCGAGGCCAACATGCAGGCCAAGGGGATCTGCGGCTCGGCCATCATCGACGTCATCGCGGAGATGTTCAGGACGCGGATACTGAAGAAGAACGGCCAGATCAACATGGACCTCAAGTCGCCGCGGATTCGAAAGGGCGACAAGGGAATGAACGAATATGTCCTTGCCTGGAAGCACGAGACATCGATAGACCAGGACATCGTCGTTAACCAGAAAGACGTTCGTGCGATTCAGCTCGCAAAGGGCGCTCTCTATTCAGGGTGTCTCATCATGATGAGGAGGCTTGGAGGCAGACGATTCGACAGGCTGGCTGTTGCGGGGGCCTTCGGAAGTCATATCGACAAGGTCGCCGCCATGATCATCGGCATGTTCCCCGACTGCGACCTCAAGAAGGTCAAGTATATCGGGAACGCGGCAGGGGACGGCGCCCGCATAGCCCTCCTGAACGTGGACAAGAGGAAGGAGGCAAACGAGATCGCGCGCAAGGTCGAATATGTCGAGCTCGCTCTCGAGGAGGACTTTAACGACCGCTTCGGCGAGGCGATGCAGTTCCCTCACATGTTCGACGAGTTCCCTCACCTTAAGGGAATTCTGCCTGAAGAGGCAGTTGCCGTGTCGTGA
- a CDS encoding cobalamin-binding protein — translation MPKKEVCIVLFLIIVFGLFSANAFAGETPRRIVSLAPNMTEILFAIGLGDRIVGVTSYCDYPEEAKKKPKVGGMSNPSLEAVISLKPDLVVMTTDGNPKEFEERLHSLKMRTYVFRASRLPELPRGVREMGKELGVQEKADAFAREFETALSGFAAGQRTNGVKKQTTKKALFIVWPEPLIVAGPGTVIDDALAVIGAENIASKAHISYPKYSIEEIIRQSPDVIIIGRGMESKDIEKVAVGLLKRLQAVPAARNKKVFYVSDDLYRLGPRTIRGIGEISRLVDW, via the coding sequence ATGCCTAAGAAAGAAGTATGTATCGTGTTGTTTCTCATCATCGTCTTCGGTTTGTTCTCTGCGAATGCTTTTGCGGGTGAAACGCCAAGAAGGATAGTCTCACTCGCTCCGAATATGACCGAGATCCTGTTCGCAATCGGTCTCGGCGATAGGATTGTCGGGGTCACGAGCTATTGCGATTATCCCGAGGAGGCGAAGAAGAAGCCGAAGGTCGGGGGGATGTCGAATCCGTCGCTCGAGGCCGTGATCTCACTGAAGCCCGATCTGGTCGTGATGACCACCGACGGAAATCCCAAGGAATTTGAGGAGCGGCTCCATTCCCTGAAAATGAGGACCTACGTCTTCAGGGCGAGCAGGCTTCCCGAATTGCCTCGTGGCGTCAGGGAAATGGGGAAAGAACTCGGCGTGCAGGAAAAGGCGGATGCCTTTGCCCGGGAGTTTGAAACTGCGCTCAGCGGATTTGCGGCCGGGCAGCGGACAAACGGAGTCAAGAAACAGACCACGAAGAAGGCGCTCTTCATCGTCTGGCCCGAACCCCTGATCGTGGCAGGTCCCGGCACAGTTATCGATGATGCGCTCGCCGTCATCGGTGCAGAAAATATCGCATCGAAGGCTCACATCTCATATCCGAAGTATTCGATAGAAGAGATTATCCGGCAGTCGCCGGATGTGATCATTATCGGCAGGGGGATGGAAAGCAAAGATATAGAGAAGGTTGCGGTAGGTCTCCTCAAGAGGCTGCAGGCGGTGCCTGCGGCAAGAAACAAGAAAGTCTTTTATGTGAGCGACGATCTCTACCGGCTCGGTCCAAGGACGATACGGGGCATCGGGGAGATTTCGAGGCTTGTGGATTGGTGA
- a CDS encoding iron ABC transporter permease — MRNKIFFLIVLFALILLFSLFLGPTVINPFTMDETTREILFSVRAPRVVVAALMGMALGASGAVLQGILRNPLADPYILGISSGASLAAALGILGGMTFFGSFTIPVLAFIGAIVTGSMVGAMGWKRGGLWPERLLLAGVGLSFLFSSLLMLIMSVSTDEGIRKAMLWIFGDLSMSEWSRIPYGLAFVFVGIVLSGLKAKALNALILGDEFAHSLGFTPHTERFILFISIGLMTAASVSLGGMIGFIGLLVPHMIRFFAGSDGRVLIPASALAGGALLCIADLISRSILPPMELPAGVITALIGSPYFLYLLRRKNVLGI, encoded by the coding sequence GTGAGAAATAAGATATTCTTTCTCATCGTGCTCTTCGCGCTTATCCTCCTCTTCTCTCTCTTTCTCGGGCCGACGGTGATAAACCCCTTCACCATGGACGAGACAACGAGGGAGATCCTCTTTTCGGTGAGGGCGCCGAGGGTCGTTGTGGCTGCGCTCATGGGAATGGCCCTGGGAGCTTCCGGGGCGGTATTGCAGGGGATACTGAGAAATCCCCTCGCCGACCCTTACATCCTCGGCATATCGAGCGGGGCGTCTCTCGCCGCGGCGCTCGGCATCCTCGGCGGCATGACGTTTTTCGGCAGCTTCACGATACCGGTGCTCGCCTTCATCGGCGCGATCGTGACAGGGAGTATGGTCGGCGCAATGGGCTGGAAGAGGGGAGGGCTCTGGCCCGAGAGGCTTCTCCTTGCGGGGGTCGGTCTCAGTTTTCTCTTTTCGTCCCTCCTCATGCTCATCATGAGCGTATCGACGGACGAGGGGATAAGGAAGGCGATGCTCTGGATATTCGGAGACCTCTCGATGTCCGAGTGGTCGCGCATACCCTATGGGCTCGCATTCGTGTTTGTCGGCATTGTACTATCGGGCCTGAAGGCGAAGGCGCTCAACGCGCTCATCCTCGGCGACGAATTCGCCCACAGCCTCGGCTTCACACCCCACACCGAGAGGTTCATCCTCTTTATTTCGATAGGTCTCATGACCGCGGCATCGGTATCGCTCGGAGGGATGATAGGCTTTATCGGACTGCTTGTCCCCCATATGATCAGATTCTTCGCTGGATCCGACGGCAGGGTCCTCATCCCTGCATCGGCACTCGCCGGGGGCGCGCTCCTCTGCATAGCCGATCTTATCAGCAGATCGATACTGCCTCCCATGGAACTCCCCGCGGGTGTCATCACCGCTCTCATCGGTTCGCCCTATTTTCTCTATCTCCTCAGGAGGAAGAATGTCCTCGGCATATAA